In Sphingomonas sp. G-3-2-10, a single window of DNA contains:
- the nadB gene encoding L-aspartate oxidase yields the protein MAGSEQRNSDILIIGSGAAGLTAALNLADRFKVTVLAKGALNEGATAWAQGGIAAVLEPGDTFESHIEDTMIAGAGLNDRAIVEFVVESAPAAIAQLEKLGVPFNHEQDTLHLTREGGHSHRRIVHVNDATGWAVQEALLNAARANPNITLVPDMVVVDLATSRHETRYSGAGNVWGVYAFDRTTSRVELFTARATILATGGAGRTYLFSTAPRGATGDGIAMAWRAGARISNMEFMQFHPTCLYNLEVKNFLITEAVRGEGGHLINPQTGKRFMTFYDAKRMELAPRDVVARAIDAEIKRYGLDYVHLDISHMPAEFVKGHFPNIHEKLLGLGIDMTTQPIPVVPAQHYTCGGIVIDRDGRTDLPGLYAAGECTQSGLHGANRLASNSLLECFVFGESAANHIAAHWETFPNPPAIRPWDESRVTDSDEEVVIKQNWTEIRRFMWNYVGIVRSTKRLERAAHRIKMLRDEVNDYYGHFRVTADLIELRNLLESADLIVRSALHRKESRGLHYTIDYPETLPDAIDTILVP from the coding sequence TTGGCCGGTAGCGAACAGCGCAACAGCGACATCCTCATCATCGGCTCGGGCGCGGCGGGGCTGACCGCGGCGCTCAACCTGGCCGACCGGTTCAAAGTGACCGTGCTGGCCAAGGGCGCGTTGAACGAAGGCGCCACGGCATGGGCGCAGGGCGGGATCGCTGCGGTGCTGGAACCGGGCGACACGTTCGAGAGCCATATCGAGGATACGATGATCGCCGGGGCCGGGCTGAACGACCGGGCGATCGTGGAATTCGTGGTCGAAAGCGCGCCGGCGGCGATCGCGCAGCTCGAGAAGCTGGGCGTGCCGTTCAACCATGAACAGGACACGCTGCATTTGACGCGCGAGGGCGGGCACAGCCATCGCCGGATCGTGCATGTCAACGACGCGACCGGCTGGGCGGTGCAGGAAGCGTTGCTCAACGCCGCGCGCGCCAATCCGAACATCACTTTGGTGCCCGACATGGTGGTGGTCGATCTGGCGACCAGCCGCCACGAGACGCGCTATTCCGGGGCGGGCAATGTGTGGGGCGTCTATGCGTTCGACCGCACGACCAGCCGCGTCGAGCTGTTCACCGCGCGGGCGACGATCCTGGCGACGGGCGGGGCGGGGCGGACCTATCTCTTCTCCACCGCGCCGCGCGGGGCGACCGGTGACGGGATCGCGATGGCGTGGCGCGCGGGGGCGCGCATCTCGAACATGGAATTCATGCAATTCCATCCGACCTGCCTCTACAATCTTGAGGTCAAGAACTTCCTGATCACCGAGGCGGTGCGCGGCGAAGGCGGACATCTGATCAACCCGCAGACCGGCAAGCGCTTCATGACCTTCTATGATGCGAAGCGGATGGAGCTGGCGCCGCGCGACGTGGTGGCCCGCGCGATCGACGCCGAGATCAAGCGCTACGGTCTCGATTACGTCCATCTCGACATCAGTCATATGCCGGCGGAGTTCGTGAAGGGGCATTTCCCCAACATCCATGAGAAGCTGCTGGGTCTGGGCATCGACATGACGACCCAGCCGATCCCGGTGGTGCCGGCGCAGCATTATACCTGTGGCGGGATCGTGATCGATCGCGACGGGCGCACCGACCTGCCCGGGCTGTACGCGGCGGGCGAATGTACCCAGTCGGGCCTGCACGGCGCGAACCGGCTTGCCAGCAACAGCCTGCTCGAATGTTTCGTGTTCGGCGAGAGCGCGGCCAATCACATTGCGGCGCATTGGGAAACTTTCCCAAATCCACCCGCGATCCGGCCGTGGGACGAGAGCCGGGTGACCGATTCCGACGAGGAAGTGGTGATCAAGCAGAACTGGACCGAGATCCGCCGGTTCATGTGGAACTATGTCGGCATCGTCCGGTCGACCAAGCGGCTCGAGCGCGCGGCGCACCGGATCAAGATGCTGCGCGACGAAGTGAACGACTATTACGGTCATTTCCGCGTGACCGCCGACCTGATCGAGCTGCGCAACCTGCTGGAGAGCGCCGACCTGATCGTCCGCTCTGCGCTCCACCGCAAGGAAAGCCGGGGGCTGCATTACACGATCGACTATCCCGAGACGCTGCCCGACGCGATCGATACGATCCTCGTCCCGTGA
- a CDS encoding ABC transporter ATP-binding protein → MTNAAIAIEGLCKTYSGGKRALDGVSFDVPQGSVFGLLGPNGAGKSTLINILAGLVNKTDGRASIWGFDIDQHPRNAKASIGIVNQEILFDPFFSPLETLEIQAGLYGVPKAKRRSMELLRAVHLEDKAHAYARTLSGGMKRRLMVAKAMVHSPPVLVLDEPTAGVDVELRQQLWAYVRELNQRGVTVVLTTHYLEEAEELCDRIAIINHGKLIANQPTRELVGMAQEKVVEVTVDRDVPATPQNACFQKIELKGERTLVITYRKDQANAGQVLDAVQKDGYGIVDVSTREADLEDVFLNLTRAANG, encoded by the coding sequence ATGACCAATGCGGCGATAGCGATCGAGGGTCTTTGCAAGACCTATTCCGGCGGCAAGCGGGCGCTGGACGGGGTGAGTTTCGACGTGCCCCAGGGTTCGGTGTTCGGGCTGCTCGGGCCAAACGGCGCGGGCAAATCGACGCTGATCAACATCCTCGCGGGGCTGGTGAACAAGACCGACGGGCGCGCGTCGATCTGGGGCTTCGACATCGACCAGCATCCGCGCAACGCCAAGGCGAGCATCGGGATCGTCAATCAGGAAATCCTGTTCGATCCCTTCTTCTCGCCGCTGGAGACGCTGGAGATCCAGGCGGGCCTGTACGGCGTGCCCAAGGCGAAGCGGCGTTCGATGGAGCTGCTCCGCGCGGTGCATCTGGAAGACAAGGCTCATGCCTATGCCCGCACGCTTTCGGGGGGCATGAAGCGCCGGCTGATGGTCGCCAAGGCGATGGTCCATTCGCCGCCGGTGCTGGTGCTCGACGAGCCGACCGCGGGCGTCGATGTCGAGCTTCGCCAGCAGCTCTGGGCCTATGTCCGCGAGCTCAACCAGCGCGGCGTGACGGTGGTGCTGACGACGCATTATCTGGAGGAAGCCGAGGAGCTTTGCGACCGGATCGCGATCATCAATCACGGCAAGCTGATCGCCAACCAGCCGACCCGCGAGCTGGTGGGCATGGCGCAGGAAAAGGTGGTCGAAGTGACCGTCGACCGCGACGTGCCCGCGACGCCGCAGAACGCCTGCTTCCAGAAGATCGAGCTGAAGGGCGAGCGTACCCTGGTCATCACCTATCGCAAGGATCAGGCGAATGCCGGTCAGGTGCTCGATGCGGTGCAGAAGGACGGCTACGGCATCGTCGATGTGAGCACGCGCGAAGCCGATCTGGAGGATGTGTTCCTCAATCTGACGCGGGCGGCGAATGGGTGA
- a CDS encoding zinc-finger domain-containing protein, translating into MIAPPELSRVTTARVACDGATDIPGGAALGHPRVFLQIDEHGYVDCGYCDRRFVLIGGPADGVDQAGLPDIASGASPQ; encoded by the coding sequence ATGATCGCACCGCCCGAACTCTCCCGCGTCACCACCGCCCGCGTCGCCTGCGATGGCGCGACCGACATTCCCGGCGGCGCGGCGCTCGGCCACCCGCGCGTGTTCCTGCAGATCGATGAGCATGGCTATGTCGATTGCGGCTATTGCGATCGCCGCTTCGTGCTGATCGGCGGGCCTGCCGATGGTGTGGACCAGGCGGGCCTGCCCGACATCGCGTCCGGTGCCAGCCCGCAATAA
- the tldD gene encoding metalloprotease TldD has translation MSQFTDPRGFLYRDTLDPDTALKLTAEALGKAEDGELYLQYRKTEAFGFDDGRLKTASFDTQSGFGLRAVSGETTAFAHANEITPEAIRRAAETMALIDPAKGAKAAPPRKNNRHLYTAADPLDLVPFADKVNLCQTIDAAARARDPRVVQVSASLTGQWSVIEVVRPDGFVATDVRPLVRLNVSIVVEQNGRRETGSFGLGGRTLYDNLFQPETWNRAIDEALAQALVNLDAEDAPAGEMTVLCGPGWPGVLLHEAVGHGLEGDFNRKGTSAFSGRVGERVAAPGVTVIDDGSIDARRGSLSIDDEGTPTQENILIEDGILKGYIHDRLNARLMGVAPTGNGRRESFQHAPMPRMTNTFMKGGNDDPAELLSRVKKGVFAKSFGGGQVDIVSGKFVFSCTEAYRIENGKIGAPIKGATLIGDGPTVLTKVIGIGNDFALDEGVGMCGKGGQSVPAGVGQPTLLIEGLTVGGTAA, from the coding sequence ATGAGCCAGTTCACCGATCCGCGCGGCTTCCTGTACCGCGACACGCTTGACCCCGACACCGCGCTGAAGCTGACCGCCGAGGCGCTGGGCAAGGCGGAGGATGGCGAACTCTATCTCCAGTATCGCAAGACCGAAGCGTTCGGCTTCGACGACGGGCGGCTGAAGACCGCGAGCTTCGACACGCAATCGGGCTTCGGCCTGCGCGCCGTGTCGGGCGAGACGACTGCTTTTGCCCATGCCAACGAGATCACGCCCGAGGCGATCCGCCGCGCGGCGGAAACGATGGCGCTGATCGATCCGGCCAAGGGCGCGAAGGCCGCGCCACCGCGCAAGAACAACCGCCATCTCTACACCGCTGCCGATCCGCTCGATCTGGTGCCCTTCGCCGACAAGGTGAACCTGTGCCAGACGATCGACGCCGCGGCGCGCGCTCGCGATCCGCGTGTGGTGCAGGTCTCGGCCAGCCTGACCGGCCAGTGGAGCGTGATCGAAGTCGTCCGCCCCGACGGCTTCGTCGCCACCGACGTCCGCCCGCTGGTCCGCCTCAACGTGTCCATTGTCGTGGAGCAAAACGGCCGCCGCGAAACCGGCAGCTTCGGCCTTGGCGGCCGCACCCTGTACGACAATCTCTTCCAGCCCGAGACCTGGAACCGCGCGATCGACGAAGCCCTGGCGCAGGCTCTGGTCAATCTCGATGCGGAAGATGCTCCGGCGGGCGAGATGACCGTGCTGTGCGGCCCCGGCTGGCCCGGCGTGCTGCTCCACGAAGCCGTCGGCCACGGCCTCGAAGGCGATTTCAACCGCAAGGGCACCAGCGCCTTTTCGGGCCGCGTCGGCGAGCGCGTCGCCGCGCCCGGCGTCACCGTCATCGACGACGGTTCGATCGACGCCCGCCGCGGTTCGCTGTCGATCGACGACGAGGGCACGCCGACGCAGGAGAATATCCTGATCGAGGACGGCATCCTGAAAGGCTATATCCACGACCGGCTCAACGCCCGGCTGATGGGCGTCGCGCCGACCGGCAACGGCCGCCGCGAATCCTTCCAGCACGCCCCGATGCCGCGCATGACCAACACCTTCATGAAGGGCGGCAACGACGATCCCGCCGAGCTGCTCAGCCGCGTGAAGAAGGGCGTCTTCGCCAAATCCTTCGGCGGCGGTCAGGTCGACATCGTCTCGGGCAAGTTCGTCTTCTCCTGCACCGAGGCGTACCGCATCGAAAACGGCAAGATCGGGGCCCCGATCAAGGGCGCGACCCTGATCGGCGACGGCCCGACCGTGCTGACAAAGGTGATCGGCATCGGCAACGACTTCGCCCTCGACGAAGGCGTCGGCATGTGCGGCAAGGGCGGGCAGAGCGTCCCCGCTGGCGTCGGCCAGCCGACTTTGCTGATCGAGGGGCTGACGGTGGGCGGAACTGCGGCCTGA
- a CDS encoding CcdB family protein → MAKFDIYRTTDGTMLLDCQSDVLAHLNTRFVVPLASPDNAVQVDQRLTPLLHVAGEELLMLTHFAAALPVTALGRLTGSAADQDFTVSNALDMLISGY, encoded by the coding sequence ATGGCGAAGTTCGACATTTACCGGACGACGGACGGCACGATGCTGCTCGATTGCCAGAGCGACGTGCTGGCGCATCTCAATACCCGCTTCGTCGTCCCGCTCGCTTCACCCGACAATGCCGTCCAGGTCGATCAGCGCCTGACGCCACTGCTGCATGTCGCCGGCGAAGAACTGCTGATGCTCACCCATTTCGCGGCTGCCCTGCCCGTCACGGCGCTGGGCAGACTGACCGGATCGGCGGCGGATCAGGATTTCACGGTATCGAACGCGCTCGACATGCTGATCAGCGGCTACTGA
- a CDS encoding type II toxin-antitoxin system CcdA family antitoxin, whose product MKHDSIVSGKRKPVNLSIDTGVVEAARALGINLSQVCEAALRTATAVERSRKWQEENRAAIEANNAWVEKNGLPLAKYRMF is encoded by the coding sequence ATGAAACACGACTCCATCGTCTCGGGCAAACGCAAGCCGGTCAATCTGTCGATCGATACCGGCGTGGTCGAGGCGGCCCGAGCGCTGGGAATCAACTTGTCGCAAGTGTGCGAGGCGGCGCTGCGAACCGCAACCGCCGTCGAGCGCAGCCGGAAGTGGCAGGAAGAGAATCGAGCGGCCATCGAAGCGAACAACGCCTGGGTCGAGAAGAACGGCCTGCCGCTCGCCAAATATCGCATGTTCTGA
- a CDS encoding DUF5996 family protein: MAQDWPRLDWPQWRETAIHLQLMTQIVGKVRIALTPWLNHGWHVPLYVTPRGLGSSPIPSGAGAFEVDFDFQAHQLRIACIGGETRSLPLAAGSIADFYAAVMAALAELGVSVKIATLPNEMPDPVRFPDDHAVRPYDPAAVEAFHTALAHVDHAFKTFRTGFLGKASPVHFFWGSFDLAVTRFSGRVAPPHPGGVPGLPDDVTREAYSHEVSSAGFWPGSDAYPKAAFYSYAYPAPAGFAEAQVCPDDARFDSALGEFILDYDAVRTAADPQAAIADFLQSTYDAAADLAQWDRAALDCEPGVPGRPRKV, encoded by the coding sequence ATGGCGCAGGACTGGCCCCGCCTCGACTGGCCGCAGTGGCGCGAAACCGCGATCCATCTCCAGCTGATGACGCAGATCGTCGGCAAGGTCCGCATCGCGCTGACACCGTGGCTCAACCACGGCTGGCACGTGCCGCTCTACGTCACCCCGCGCGGCCTCGGCAGTTCGCCGATCCCTTCGGGCGCAGGTGCATTCGAGGTGGATTTCGACTTTCAGGCGCACCAGCTGCGCATCGCCTGCATTGGCGGCGAAACGCGCAGCCTGCCGCTGGCGGCGGGCAGCATCGCCGATTTCTATGCAGCTGTGATGGCGGCGCTGGCCGAGCTCGGCGTTTCGGTGAAGATCGCCACTTTGCCCAACGAGATGCCCGATCCGGTCCGCTTCCCCGACGATCATGCGGTCCGCCCCTATGACCCCGCCGCGGTCGAAGCGTTCCACACCGCGCTCGCCCATGTCGATCACGCCTTCAAGACCTTCCGCACCGGTTTTCTCGGCAAGGCCAGCCCGGTCCATTTCTTCTGGGGCAGCTTCGATCTCGCCGTCACTCGCTTCTCCGGCCGCGTCGCCCCGCCGCACCCCGGCGGTGTTCCCGGCCTGCCCGACGACGTGACGCGCGAAGCCTATAGCCATGAAGTGTCCAGCGCCGGCTTCTGGCCTGGCAGCGACGCCTACCCCAAGGCCGCCTTCTATTCCTACGCCTATCCCGCGCCCGCCGGGTTCGCCGAAGCGCAGGTCTGCCCCGACGACGCGCGGTTCGATTCAGCACTGGGCGAATTCATCCTCGATTACGACGCCGTCCGCACGGCCGCCGATCCGCAAGCCGCGATCGCCGACTTTCTGCAATCCACCTATGACGCCGCCGCCGATCTCGCGCAGTGGGACCGCGCTGCGCTCGATTGCGAACCGGGTGTTCCCGGAAGGCCCCGCAAGGTCTAG
- a CDS encoding pyridoxamine 5'-phosphate oxidase family protein: MAEFFDALTDDHRAFIAKQPVFFVATAAEGARINLSPKGMDCFRVLDDKTVAYLDVAGSGNETNAHLLADGRITIMFCAFESPALIFRVYGRGVPVLPQDDRWAELAPHFTLLPGTRQIFVVELDQVQTSCGWGVPHMNFDRERTTLSKYHAKSNDAERFGKYAVRTKSIDGLPVRNPTVPVAG, encoded by the coding sequence ATGGCCGAATTCTTCGACGCGCTCACCGACGACCACCGCGCCTTCATCGCGAAGCAGCCGGTCTTCTTCGTCGCCACCGCAGCCGAGGGCGCGCGGATCAACCTCAGCCCCAAGGGGATGGATTGCTTCCGGGTGCTCGATGACAAGACAGTGGCGTATCTCGACGTCGCCGGATCGGGCAACGAGACCAACGCGCACCTGCTGGCCGACGGGCGCATCACGATCATGTTCTGCGCGTTCGAAAGTCCGGCGCTGATCTTCCGCGTCTATGGCCGGGGTGTCCCCGTGCTGCCGCAGGACGATCGCTGGGCCGAACTCGCCCCGCACTTCACTTTGCTGCCCGGCACCCGCCAGATCTTCGTGGTCGAACTCGATCAGGTGCAGACCTCTTGCGGCTGGGGCGTGCCCCATATGAATTTCGACCGCGAGCGCACGACGCTCAGCAAATATCACGCGAAGTCCAACGACGCCGAGCGCTTCGGCAAATATGCCGTCCGCACAAAGAGCATCGACGGCCTGCCGGTGCGCAATCCCACGGTGCCCGTCGCCGGCTGA
- a CDS encoding P-II family nitrogen regulator translates to MKLIIAIIKPFKLDDVREALTGVGITGMTVTEVKGFGRQKGQTEIYRGAEYSTNMVPKIKLEIACGADLVDRAVEAIQSSANTGAIGDGKIFVLDVGQAVRIRTGETDETAL, encoded by the coding sequence ATGAAACTGATCATCGCCATCATCAAGCCATTCAAACTGGATGATGTCCGTGAAGCGCTGACGGGGGTCGGCATCACCGGCATGACCGTAACCGAGGTGAAGGGGTTCGGCCGCCAGAAGGGCCAGACCGAGATTTACCGCGGCGCGGAATACAGCACCAACATGGTGCCCAAGATCAAGCTGGAGATCGCGTGCGGGGCCGATCTGGTCGACCGCGCGGTCGAGGCCATCCAGTCTTCGGCAAACACCGGCGCGATCGGCGACGGCAAGATTTTCGTCCTCGACGTGGGTCAGGCGGTGCGGATCCGCACCGGCGAGACCGACGAGACGGCGCTGTGA
- a CDS encoding ammonium transporter, with product MKHALKFAAGAGVAMLAAMPAWANVAEAAATVAEAAPAAAAPFVPTADMVNKGDVAWMLVASALVLMMSVPALALFYGGLVRTKNMLSVLMQVLTIVCVAALVWFSWGYSMAFTSTGSPYPSLFGGLDKAFLKGVDPSTFAATFSNGVYLPEYVFVIFQMTFACITPALIVGAFAERVKFTPLIIFTVLWLTLAYFPIAHMVWYWPGPDFLHAAPTDTGKIWSWGALDFAGGTVVHINAGIAGLIGCLVIGKRTGFNSEPMPPHSLVMTMIGASLLWIGWFGFNAGSGLEANAFGALAFINTLTATAAAGATWALIEQIVHKKPSLLGAASGVVTGLVAITPAAGFAHPGTAIILGAVATVVCFFFVTTVKKLLKYDDTLDVFGIHAVGGIVGAIGTGIVADPALGGQGWIDYTAPVAKAGVYDLVGQVITQAWAVGLTIVWTGTVSLVLFLVLKYTIGLRPSVEVEVEGLDINAHGERAYNY from the coding sequence ATGAAGCACGCATTGAAATTTGCGGCCGGAGCGGGAGTCGCGATGCTCGCGGCAATGCCCGCATGGGCCAATGTGGCCGAAGCGGCCGCCACCGTCGCCGAAGCGGCACCCGCCGCCGCCGCGCCGTTCGTGCCGACCGCCGACATGGTCAACAAGGGCGACGTCGCCTGGATGCTGGTCGCGTCGGCATTGGTGCTGATGATGTCGGTACCCGCGCTCGCCCTCTTCTATGGCGGCCTGGTCCGCACCAAGAACATGCTGTCGGTGCTGATGCAGGTGCTCACCATCGTCTGCGTTGCGGCGCTTGTCTGGTTCTCCTGGGGCTATTCGATGGCCTTCACCTCGACCGGCAGCCCCTATCCGTCGCTGTTCGGCGGTCTTGACAAGGCGTTCCTGAAGGGCGTCGATCCTTCGACCTTCGCCGCGACCTTCTCGAACGGCGTCTATCTGCCCGAATATGTGTTCGTGATCTTCCAGATGACCTTCGCCTGCATCACGCCGGCGCTGATCGTCGGGGCGTTCGCGGAGCGTGTGAAGTTCACCCCGCTGATCATCTTCACGGTGCTGTGGCTCACGCTCGCCTATTTCCCGATCGCGCACATGGTCTGGTACTGGCCGGGCCCAGACTTCCTGCACGCCGCGCCGACCGATACCGGCAAGATCTGGAGCTGGGGCGCACTCGACTTCGCCGGCGGCACCGTGGTGCACATCAATGCGGGCATCGCCGGTCTGATCGGCTGCCTCGTGATCGGCAAGCGTACCGGATTCAACAGCGAACCGATGCCGCCGCACAGCCTGGTGATGACCATGATCGGCGCTTCGCTGCTGTGGATCGGCTGGTTCGGTTTCAACGCCGGCTCGGGTCTCGAAGCCAATGCGTTCGGCGCGCTGGCCTTCATCAACACCCTCACCGCGACGGCGGCGGCAGGTGCCACCTGGGCGCTGATCGAGCAGATCGTCCACAAGAAGCCTTCGCTGCTGGGCGCGGCTTCGGGCGTGGTCACCGGCCTGGTCGCGATCACCCCGGCGGCGGGCTTCGCTCACCCCGGCACTGCGATCATCCTAGGCGCAGTCGCTACCGTGGTCTGCTTCTTCTTCGTCACCACGGTGAAGAAGCTGCTGAAGTATGACGACACGCTCGACGTCTTCGGCATCCATGCGGTCGGCGGCATCGTCGGCGCCATCGGCACCGGCATCGTCGCAGACCCGGCCCTCGGCGGCCAGGGCTGGATCGACTACACCGCTCCGGTCGCCAAGGCAGGCGTCTATGATCTGGTCGGCCAGGTGATCACCCAGGCATGGGCAGTCGGCCTCACCATCGTGTGGACCGGCACCGTCTCGCTCGTGCTGTTCCTGGTGCTGAAGTACACCATCGGCCTGCGCCCCAGCGTGGAAGTCGAAGTCGAAGGTCTCGACATCAACGCCCACGGCGAGCGCGCCTACAACTACTGA
- a CDS encoding GMC family oxidoreductase N-terminal domain-containing protein gives MEESDIVVIGCGSGGSAAAGRLSEDGKYKVTVLEAGGRNTSLKTIMPGMMPFQPDKVNWRFETVPQPGLNGRRGYQPRGRGMGGSSAINAMLYLRGHPQDYDQWRDLGCTGWGWDEVLPVFKRAEHNVRGADAFHNDSGPLWVSDQDWANPGAHAFVQAGAALQLPVNEDFNGARQDGVGIYQVTQRNGERWTAARAYLGDAKNRDNLEILTDAMVERVLFEDGRVWGVAYQRDGQQKMIRAKRAVVMAGGAFQTPQLLMLSGIGPAAHLKEMGLAVQVDAPGVGADLQDHIDYVAAFETKGTAFLGSSLTGTFKSIGAIFQWLATREGAMTTPYAEAGGFLATDPNSDVPDIQFHFVVAIVEDHGRAKVKSHGYSCHACVLRPESRGTVRLQSLDPNVPPLIDPNFLGDQRDVETLKRGVRAMYRILETPPMTGFHGKDRYPIDLNDDAALERLIRARSDTVYHPVGTARMGSDAGSVCDPRLKVRGVEGLYIADASIMPRLVGGNTNAPSIMIGERCADFVREDLA, from the coding sequence GTGGAAGAATCCGATATCGTCGTCATCGGTTGCGGCTCCGGGGGGAGCGCGGCGGCGGGGCGGCTGAGCGAGGACGGCAAGTACAAGGTCACCGTGCTCGAAGCGGGCGGGCGCAACACCAGCCTCAAGACGATCATGCCCGGCATGATGCCGTTCCAGCCCGACAAGGTGAACTGGCGCTTCGAGACGGTGCCGCAGCCGGGACTGAACGGGCGGCGCGGATACCAGCCGCGCGGGCGCGGGATGGGCGGCTCGTCGGCGATCAACGCGATGCTCTATCTGCGCGGCCATCCGCAGGACTATGACCAGTGGCGCGATCTGGGCTGTACCGGCTGGGGCTGGGACGAGGTGCTGCCGGTGTTCAAGCGCGCCGAGCATAATGTGCGCGGCGCGGACGCATTCCACAACGATAGCGGACCGCTCTGGGTCAGCGACCAGGACTGGGCCAATCCCGGCGCCCATGCCTTCGTCCAGGCGGGCGCGGCGTTGCAGCTTCCGGTCAACGAGGATTTCAACGGCGCGCGGCAGGACGGCGTCGGCATCTATCAGGTGACCCAGCGCAATGGCGAGCGCTGGACCGCGGCGCGCGCCTATCTGGGCGACGCGAAGAATCGCGACAATCTGGAGATATTGACCGACGCGATGGTCGAGCGCGTGCTGTTCGAGGATGGCCGCGTATGGGGCGTGGCCTATCAGCGCGACGGCCAGCAGAAGATGATCCGGGCGAAGCGCGCGGTGGTGATGGCCGGGGGCGCGTTCCAGACGCCGCAACTGCTGATGCTCTCGGGCATCGGGCCGGCGGCGCATCTCAAGGAAATGGGCCTAGCGGTGCAGGTCGATGCGCCCGGCGTCGGCGCGGACCTGCAGGACCATATCGATTATGTCGCGGCGTTCGAGACGAAGGGGACGGCGTTCCTCGGCAGCTCGCTGACCGGCACGTTCAAGTCGATCGGTGCGATCTTCCAGTGGCTGGCGACGCGCGAGGGAGCGATGACCACGCCCTATGCCGAGGCCGGCGGATTCCTCGCCACCGATCCCAATTCGGACGTGCCCGATATCCAGTTCCACTTCGTCGTCGCGATCGTCGAGGATCACGGGCGGGCGAAGGTGAAGAGCCACGGCTATTCTTGTCATGCCTGCGTGCTGCGGCCCGAGAGCCGGGGGACGGTGCGGCTGCAATCGCTCGATCCCAACGTGCCGCCGCTGATCGACCCGAACTTCCTGGGCGACCAGCGCGACGTCGAGACGTTGAAGCGCGGCGTGCGGGCGATGTACCGCATCCTCGAGACGCCGCCGATGACCGGGTTCCACGGCAAGGACCGCTATCCGATCGACCTGAACGACGATGCCGCGCTGGAGCGGCTGATCCGCGCGCGATCGGACACGGTGTACCATCCGGTGGGCACCGCGCGGATGGGATCGGACGCCGGTTCGGTCTGCGATCCGCGGCTGAAGGTGCGCGGGGTCGAGGGGCTGTACATCGCCGACGCTTCGATCATGCCGCGGCTGGTGGGCGGCAACACCAATGCGCCGAGCATCATGATCGGCGAGCGCTGCGCGGACTTCGTGCGCGAGGATCTGGCATGA
- a CDS encoding sterol desaturase family protein, translating to MERLPNPVDFAIPAFVLLVLAEMVVAWAKDRTRYCPRDTLTSLALGLGSTVAGLITGGAVLALGVWLYQFRLFDIGYAWYWFALCFVIDDLAYYAFHRSAHRVRWFWASHVIHHSSQHYNLSTALRQTWTGFISIAFIFRIPLFLIGFPPAMVFFVGGLNLIYQFWIHTEVIKRMPAWFEAVMNTPSHHRVHHATNPRYLDKNYAGVFIVWDKMFGTFVSERDDDKPRYGIVKDLGSFNLIWAATHEWVGIAKDVWKAPGLRARWYYMVKPPGWSHDGSRDTSETIKARWEAKQANLPQAQPAE from the coding sequence ATGGAGAGGCTGCCCAACCCGGTCGATTTCGCGATCCCGGCGTTCGTCCTGCTCGTGCTCGCCGAGATGGTCGTGGCATGGGCGAAGGACCGGACGCGCTATTGCCCGCGCGATACGCTGACCTCGCTGGCGCTGGGACTTGGCAGCACGGTGGCGGGCCTGATCACGGGCGGCGCGGTCCTTGCGCTGGGCGTGTGGCTCTACCAGTTCCGCCTCTTCGACATCGGCTATGCCTGGTACTGGTTCGCACTCTGCTTCGTGATCGACGATCTGGCCTATTACGCCTTCCACCGCTCGGCCCATCGCGTGCGCTGGTTCTGGGCGAGCCATGTCATCCATCACAGTTCGCAGCACTACAACCTGTCGACGGCGCTGCGGCAGACCTGGACCGGGTTCATCTCGATCGCCTTCATCTTCCGCATCCCGCTGTTCCTGATCGGCTTCCCGCCGGCGATGGTGTTCTTCGTCGGCGGGCTGAACCTGATCTACCAGTTCTGGATCCATACCGAGGTGATCAAGCGGATGCCGGCATGGTTCGAGGCAGTGATGAACACGCCTTCTCATCACCGCGTCCACCACGCGACCAACCCGCGCTACCTCGACAAAAATTATGCAGGCGTCTTCATCGTGTGGGACAAAATGTTCGGAACCTTCGTGTCCGAACGCGATGACGACAAGCCGCGTTATGGCATCGTCAAGGATCTCGGCAGCTTCAACCTGATCTGGGCCGCGACGCACGAATGGGTCGGCATCGCCAAGGATGTGTGGAAGGCGCCGGGGCTGCGCGCCAGGTGGTACTATATGGTGAAGCCCCCGGGCTGGAGCCATGACGGCAGCCGCGACACCAGCGAGACGATCAAGGCGCGCTGGGAAGCGAAGCAGGCGAACCTCCCGCAGGCTCAGCCGGCCGAATGA